The DNA region TTGTTTCTAGACAACGGCTTGAAgcctagataaaaaaaaaggttcttAAGTATATTCATGAAGAAGAAATCTATTTTATTATGAAGCATTGAATTGAATACTATATATTACCATACTATAAAAATTTGGTAAAATAATAccttaagaaattatttttttattgaaatacgtaaaattatattatatataattcttttgttttttttataatttttataataaatatatatattttaattttttaatcaatatacaCTGGTTAATCATATCCTAaaagtttaaacaaaagataataTGTACATATAGTATACATCTCAAAATGCTAACTCAAAAGACTAAGAAATTAACTcctccaaaataaaaaactttaaaaataaaaatgaaaatataattattaattaaaaataaaaatttaaataattacagAATTTATTGCAAcgtttataaaaatgaaaccttcaaatattacaaacTAGTTAAATATCATGTGCAGgtattaattttagaatttatatatatatatatatatatatatatattatattttttaatgtatttaaatattatattttgattaataaaatatattattattattttcataatcattataaaaatatttatgataatttaataaaattataatgataaaaaagttaccataattataaaaatattaatattaattaaatttaaattagaattataatatattattgttattatttaatttgaattagaaaatataattatttatttatcattggttactataattataataattatcttaattagaacaaaaatatatattagtattattaattaattttaattataatataattatattattaattaaattattttaatattaatgattttgtaattataatttagcAAGAATGAATATGGTGATGTCACGTGACATTTTTTCATGTGGAAAaaccttttttatataaaattaattaattttaattataatttatttttatattattaattagaatattttaataattaatgattatataattataatttagtgaGAATAAATATGATGATGTCATGTGATATATGCTTACCTGGTATTGTTCACGTgacaaaactttattttatataataaataaataaataagtagagTAGATTCATTAGTGGGgtagaaaaaattaaacttacaaTAAAGCACTGATAAGTAGAAAAAGATATGCCTtaaattattttggttttgctGTTCTTTAGGTAAGTTATTTCTGTTTTTTAGGGTTTTGTGGAAGCCTTTGTAGCAAGTGATAATGAGGTTTGACGCACACGGAGAAGTTGCGATGACATTTCTCTGCAAGAAAGAAGAATGTCTCATCGTATAATTGTAGTGTTTTGTGAAGATTAAAAGTcatcattatttataaaattaaaccgtcaaaacttgtaacttaATACCATTGTCTCTAATTGAACGAAAAATATATGATTGTAATAGACAATCTgattgaactttttaaaaattgagagTTCTATTTGAACATTCCTAAATAATTAAGGAAGCACAtgcataattaagaaaaaaaaggaaataaaacacTCGTATATTATAGaagttaaaaagttatttaagccgtttatttgtttgatttccTTCTCTTGATTCCACACGTTGAGAAGTTTATATTCATACTTACATGAGGGGAAATTAGATGGAGGAGTAACTTTTGGTGGCATTTGCATGGTGTTGTTGGAAGAGAGAATGCACATTTCAAGAAAAGGGATAGGAGACATTTTGGTGTTGTGACGTCCAAGGCCCGCCAAACACACTCGACCCCGTCTTTTACGGAGAGGTAATATTCTCCAACTCGAGTTCAACACACAAGACAAACAACACAAGTGAAGGGAGAgacagagaaaaaaaactaaacagtACTTACCACATTACTGACTACCACTCCGATGCTACAAACGATGTTGCAAAACTATTATAAACAactcaaagaaaaacaaaaggtcaAACATACACAACTTGGACTCAACTTGTGTTGGATCTCTATTTAGGCCCCCCTCTGCATCCCCATCTACCCCCCCTTCCTTCCttcatctcttttcttttcccatTTGCTTAGCTTTTTCATTTAccagataataataaatttcccTTTTCACACCCTCCCCTTCTCAAATTGATCACTCCATTCCACCCTCTAATGTAATCCATTCTtaaccaatttttattttaggccTTCATAACTTACATAACATCATTCTTCATTATCCAACTTTTGGCTTCACCAATCTGTTCCTCCATGGAAAACCAATTCTTTCTCAATGCTGGTGTGCCCCCTCAGCTGCATTTTGAGCCTTCTCCACACCACCATCATCACCATCTTTGTCCACCACCCTCTTGGCAATCATCACTGTCTTCTGCCATGGATGTTCAAGTCACTGTTTTGAATTGTTCAACTGAGCAGAACCCGGATTGCTTCTACAACAACACCCCCACATGGGACAAGTCAACGGATCATCATGGTCTTCAGTTTGATTCAGCTCTGAGCTCAATGGTGTCCTCTCCTGCAGCCTCCAATTCCAACATGTCAAGTGAGAATTTTGTCATCAGGGAATTGATTGGAAAATTGGGAAACATTGGTGCTGGCTCTGATGAGATTGAGATCTCACCTCATTCTCAGCCTTTGGTTGGTGCATCTTCCTACATCAATTGCAATAACAACAGCACCAACACATCATGTTATAGTACCCCTTTGAGTTCTTCTCCAAAGGTGAACATGAACAAGATCCCCACAATGGTGAAGCACTTGGTGAAAGAGGGCATGCCCCTAAGTTTGGGGACATCAACGTCCTTGAATTCCACCGTGGCGGAATTCTCAGCTGATCCTGGCTTTGCTGAGAGGGCTGCAAAGCTTTCTTGCTTTGGAAGTAGGAGTTTCAATGGCAGGACCACCCAATTGTGCCTCAACATTgctgaattggctcagagatctTCTCCATTGGTGGAAAATGGGAAGAAGCAGCTCCCTAGAGTCTCAAGTAGTCCATCACTCAAAGTGCTTGGATCTCAAATGGGTACTCAGGAGAACAAGAATTCTCCATTGCAAGACCTAATGGAAGTGGCCAATTCTCAAGAGGAGTCCGCAATCTCTGAACAAACACCAAATGGAGACACTGGGGAGAAACCTTCCCCTTATGTGAATTCTAGGAAAAGAAAAGGTCCATCCAAAGGAAAAGCCAAAGAAACTTCAACCTCTACCAACCCCCCTATGGTAAGGACTTTTTTATGtcaaaattgttttgttttaacgCTTCTGTTTCAAATTGGCATTTCCTGAATCCCAAAGGGTCTTTCACTTCAGGCTGCTGAAGCTAGCGATGACTCGAATGCAAAGCGCAGCAAGCCTAACGAAGGTGAGGGGAATGAAAATGGCCAAGTGAAGGCAGAGGAAGAGTCCAAAGGAGGTAATAATAGTAATGCAAATGATGAGAAACAGAACAAGAGTAACTCAAAACCTCCTGAGCCTCCAAAGGATTACATTCATGTTAGAGCAAGAAGAGGTCAAGCCACTGATAGTCATAGTCTTGCAGAAAGAGTAAGAAAAGAATCACTGtcattttctcattttctttctctGAATGACACTGGCTAAAAAACATGTGTAGCCTTTTTTCCATTTTGACATTGTGTAAACCAATTTTTGAAATAGGTTCGGAGGGAGAAAATCAGTGAAAGAATGAAGCTTCTCCAAGATCTTGTCCCAGGTTGCAACAAGGTGCATGTGCTGATAAGCTAAATCAGAATTCAAACAaattaagtctttttttttaatgtgttccTTTACTAATTTGGTTATGAATTGTTTGTTCCTTTTAGGTCACGGGTAAAGCACTAATGCTTGATGAAATTATAAACTATGTTCAGTCATTGCAGCGCCAAGTTGAGGTAAAGCCAGTCTTAGCCAATAAGCATATCAAATGATGGTCATAATAATGTTTTAGATTTCTTGCTCATTAAGAATGCCTTTTTTTTGCTGTTGCAGTTTCTGTCTATGAAGTTGGCTTCTGTTAACACCAGGCTGGATTTTAGTATTGAGAGTCTAATCTCAAAAGATGTAAGTTTCAGGGCTCTAGACAATGGTTTTGCTTTtttcaactaaaaataataataaaaattattgcttttctttttttcctgagTTGGGATTTGTTGGCTTTTTGGTGATTTCAGATATTTCAATCAAATAATTCTTTGGCACAGCCAATATTCCCAATAGATTCCTCGGCGCCACCCTTTTATGGGCAACAAACTCAGCCAAACCCAGCAATCCACAATAACATTCCTAATGGAACTATGACCCACAACTCAGTGGACCCATTAGATACTGGTATGTGCCAAAACCTTGGCATGCATTTACCACACCTAAATGGTTTTAATGAAGGTGGCTTTCAGGTAATCAATTCCTCCTAgttgtttgtttctcttataaaaacaacagtaaaagaaaaaaaagtatcttatttttaaagtttcgTGTACTTTTCTCTAATTCTTCTTATCCAATGATTTTCAGTATCCAATAACATTCTCTGAAGATGACCTCCACACCATTGTTCAGATGGGATTTGGCCAAACTGCAAATAGGAAAACACCAATACAATCTCAGAGTTTCAATGGTAAATAaagcaaagagaaaaaaaaatgctagtgACACATCATTTTCATTAGGCCCCAAAAATTGatctttatgttaattttaattttttgtctaaTATAGGCTCAAATCAAGAACCCCTATGAAAATCAAGCTCTGATTCACCATTCATTACGCCTGAATTGAAGCTCGGAGGAATAGGAAGACTACTGCTGTACACAACAAAAAGAAGAGATTTAATTTGAACCACCCCTTGAATTATTAAGCCATTATTATCACTAGGTCTAATAGAACCCTCTTTTGTCCTTATGTATGTTagccattttcttttcttacccttttcatgattttaatttttaatcatcagGGGCAgttcttttcattattttttttacaacctATTCACTGTAAAATCTTTAGGACCGATTCTGTATTCTCTTTGGTGCAAATTCTTATTATTACGGCACCAATTGTAAGATATAGTGCTTATTAAAGGAGTTTTTCTACTACCCAGCCATTATGATTATCCCTCCTCACTTTGTCTATTATTGTACGCTTTATATAATTCATACATCACATCAACCCACAAAGATTTTTCGTGGGACTTTATTAAAATCACATTAAAGATCATGTCAATTAACCTTCTCCTAAATCGCGTAATCTGGTCGATGTGATTCTCACTTGTGTTGCTAACCAGCTGTATTAGTgggaccattttttttttatcttaaaattctaattctaattttaagtgattaggaCATTTGGTTAATTTGAGCTGTGGTCAACTACAACTTGtggcatttttctttttctttttccctgtAACTTTCTTTGGTTCACCAAAAGCAGAAGCTTCTGTGCCTGTTTTTTACTGAATGGATTAGAAAAATCCAAGGGAAAAACATTAGAAATTGTAGAGGTTAGAAGTTAGAAGTTATAACCGCCCCTTTaagagaaaacattttttgtttttactaatATATGTGAACATTAAAGGAATCCCAGGTTGGCAGTGGTGAACTTCTGACTAGGCCCAATGAATCATTGAGCTTTATAATTTCacaacttttattattaattttgtgaataagAAAAGGGGTTTGTAGTGGAGTTCAGGTTTGAAAAAGATACTCTGGAGATATTATACTAATCTTTTTCTGAGAGGTTGTTAGCAAAAATCCAGTTTGTAAggataaacaaaagatttattGGTTCTGTTCATACTATTTTAATATACTAGGTCTATAATTGGTTTGCAGATTAGTGTGATTTAATTATTGAAAAGATGCTTTGAATGTGGTGCTGTATACAGCAGAGttgcatatattttattatttattgtattattgTATGAAATACCTAGCTTTTTTTTAAAgccaaaaaataaacaagtcGAAATAGAAAGTGTTAATCTGACAACTTTGTCTCCAAAAACTACAAAGGACTAATCATATAGCGACGTGTCAAAGCACGTATTGATAGACATTTTTATTAAGATTTAATGTGAACAATTATTAAAAGACAACacaattaatgaattaaattaattgattttgtataaattaatttacataGTAGCATTTTGAATAATGTGAACCTATTACCTTTaatagtatttatatttattatagtttCGTCTTTTTCCCTTAACTATTCAGCCTGCAGTTTCCTTCATTTGAGTTCtcaatattttatgatttatgtcaacaatcatgttaactaataaatgaAACATAACCTTGACAAGGAACATACAACGTGTACCGGTAGCTGGTACCCAAATTTAATCACTTTAACATTTGAACTTTTCCTTAGAGGAAAAACTCCGGTGAACCTTTGAAACATTAGGTCCATTATGGATCACGTCTTTTGATCCGCTAtagaaagttgttttttttttcattttttatatgcgatactttatttttcataaaattagacAATGATCTTGTTATCcatattaaaattaaggttATTTAGTTAATCCTTTGACTAGGTTTTTAGCGATCTCTTATCTTTGATATCCTATTGACCATCGTTTATCATTGTCGGAGGTGATTTCGACTACGGTGTTTACACAAACATCGCAACTAGCAGGAAATCCATTCCCCCACcacaaataaaaaaggtaaGCTAGTTTTGGTTCAAACACTACTGTAATTTAAAGAACAAAGAGTAAACTTGTAATACGAAAATTCTCAATGATCAGAACTCTTCAACATATTAAGTCTGCCATTTTCAGGAACGGTTGGTGATGAAGAAGAGCTTCTTTCCCTTAGAGTGCACCTACAAAATGAAATTTTCCAAAGTCGTGGATAAGTTCATCACCATTCCAAATCACAATTGTATTTTCTCTTCAGTGCTCTAAAATCCAAACACTGATTCTCAGATTTGTTCTTTTGATGTCTGATTCTAAGATTTGTGCCCCTTCTCTTCGAAGAGGTCAAGGTTATTGGGGACCATATAGTGAGTTTAAGGATTCACAACGTCGAAGCCATAGAAGAGAAGATCTAGAGAATAGTGACTATCAATTCTAGGAGGGAGATTCGAGGATTCAAGCAAGAGCTAATGTTTTCGACAATGAGAATGTCATGGTTTGAACATCGCCCCCtttgttctcttctttgatCTTTGATCTTCTTTGAACGTCATGTTGATCACAAAAAACCATTTTGACCATTAACTATGTCTAAACCTAAGGTAAACATTGGATCATTGCCCAATCTTGACAGCTCGAACTTTGCTCAATAATTTGACTCTCTATATGACTATACAACTCAGAATTGGGTGAAACCAATGGTATTTGTTAGCTAAAATCAAGGGCTACAACTTTCATGAAGACAACAAAGcctaattaaatcattttattagtCCTTTTTAGACTATAAGTTAACTCACGTTGTTAGGAAAATAGCACGAGCTTAAAACAACTGATTTTTACTAAGATGAACATGCTCTCATCTAGCATGGTCGTGCTTCGAGATAACCTTCATTTTGTGAAGTAAAAGAGACAAAATTAAGACTTCAAAGCACACCTAAATTCAAAATGAATAGCACATAACATGTGATCACATCATGGGGAACAAAACCCTTAAATCAGTTTCAAGAAAACatgcaagaatcaagaattGCCAAATTTCTAGGTTTCTAACATTCAAAGCCAAACACTCAATTAAATCATCTAATTCGCATTAGGGCAAAAATTGACCCGTCAAACATGAAAAATTCGTATTTATCATTGTACagacaaaattaaaatgcataaaacaTCCCAAAATTAACCCTAATTTGATCCTTGAAGGATCTCTATACATGTTGACTTTGACctcaattataataaactcatcaTTTACCtttaagcggactcacgtgtgtaGTCCAACAACGATAGCGGTGTCTCTAGTAGTTTCCTAAGATTTCTCAAGTTTTTTCTCTGGTTGTTTTGTTAAGGTTTCCAAGTAttaaagagaaggagaagagattgaggCATCAATTTCACTTGTCTTTATGCGAGAAACATTTATCTCTCTACATATATTATTTCTGAAGGTGgtgttcaaattttaaaatgatcaaaTGATTAACGAGTCTaggatcataattttatttaaataggtTTGGGTATATACggaaaaaatagaagattttAGGAGAGCAAGAATGAAGAACAAACTTGGGAGGAAGAGAAAACGTAGAAATATAtcgtaaatataaaaaactgaCCTTATATGTctctattatttattctattttttttattttattaatttatagaaggtaactatattttactctttcattaaataaataaccaattaaaatattcttttattttctaaaatatcattttactctatttattttctaatactatgaaactcttattttaattaataaaaacacttttctcttatttatttaatttttaaaaattctattaatttttaaataaaattctttttatttattttatgaaaaacgaAATATTATACTAATTGTATTAATTCCAAAGGAACATTTATGTAAACTccgtttaaaataaaatattaaaaaaactatgtcAAAGGTATCAAATGATACATCTCAACCAccgaatattttaaaataaatctagTGATTACAAACTACTAGTCCATAATGGGCCATATGTTTTACTGGTCCATGCTAGCCACACACTCCCTTCTATAACAATATTTGTTAATTTGCTggttatttctattttatagtATCTGGCATGGAAGCGCTTATATGAGTTGTTTAACttttaagtaaatttatttaaaaaattttcttACTAGAACCTATGACATgaagttaattatataaataccgTTACTTATATAAGCAATCATCGTTTAACaatattatatcataaataatatatttttaaacatcgTAAgactcataaaattaatttaaaaattcactTTAGTAATCTTAGCATTGaagtgaatttttatttaaaagacttaaatctatatgaaattataacaccaacaaaattataataaacaatttatattaataaatatgcaTTATAGATACTCTTTATTCTCTTATCATAGAACACTCTTTTATTAATCCATAAAGAGAGCACTGCGAAGCAACATCATAATTGCCTTTGGTTAAGTTTAAGTTGTCCATTGAGCTTAATTAATCTTCTCAATTATGCCAATTTGTTTTGGGGTTAGTTGATCCCATTTCTTTATTACATAAAGTTAGTGCAAAATCAACCTGAAGACTAATTAAGAGTTATATATGAGATTGGCCAACAAAAAAGCATGGCAGAGTTTTATCAATTTGATAAAGCTGGTTTTCAGTTCATGAACCATTTAGCTTTCCTTCAGTGAATTGCTTGCATAAGCACTTTAAAAAGTTCTAAGCAGTtctgataattttttcttttcccctttAGAAGGTAAATAGGTAATCATATATAGATTTAATGCTATACCCTAGctgtttaattgtttttatttttttctaattctttatttctttcctaTCCACACATATATATTGCTTGTAACATAAATCTCCTTAACTATTTATCATCTTCAACCACTGAAGAAAATTGAAGTTCAACTACATGGGGCTTCCATTTGCCTAATTTTAGGTTGAATTTTGCAGTTCAATTGTCATAATCAGACACTGAAATCCATGTCCctaatagaaagaaaaagaaagtaaaatgagCTTTCAAAGAAATAGCTTTAGATTGTCCTTCTAAAATGACGAGAAAATGAGGCCCTACCAAGCGAGAATGTTTTGAGAGATTTATAAGGCACACACTATAATGATCATTAGGGTAGGTGCCCTACTAAGTAAAGTTGTCACTGCTACATCACCCACCTCCCACTTATATTTGGGACCCCTCTTTCCCCTCTTTCACCTTAGGATGAAGCAAATAACTTGTTTTGGGGGATTTTAGCAACTTTACTTCCTTTGTTTGGGGAGAAAATCAAAcaccctatttttttttttataaaaaaaaaacccatcatTTGTTTTACCAACCATCCATTAATTATTTCATGCTCTACAACTGTAAGATTTTATGTTCTCCATTTCAAAGCCTCTCACCATCAAAGACCATTTCCCCTCCTTTATTTACCTTTTAAACTTATAagaaaaatcatgtttataatttGAGTCAACATCAATGCCCCATTTTCGTTTCTCACTTAAAATTTGATTCAACACTTTTGTTAGCTAACTTTTGAGTAACACCCTTGAGATACACAATTAAGTTTAGGGACAACACCTACCAGTGACAGTGAGATGCTATTCAACACGAGACACGTTATGCATGGGTCCCCACCTACCAAGGGGTACCGTTTCTGAATATTGTTCATGACATTTTTCATCATGaaggaataataaattaaatcttatgGTCAAACACATCATAGGATGAATTTTACAAAGGGAAACATATATTTGACAGAACAAAACAAGAGCGGTTGTGCTCTTAATTTGTGGTAAGTATTGACTATTGATCTTCACTTTACCACTCAACTTTGTTGcagttaattttatgatttatgaggTCTTCTGATATATATTTACCCGCGTTCGTCTTTTTCATCATGTTTATAAACAAACTAGAACATTCTGTCTTATTTTATGATCACTTTCTGTCTTTTCAATTAAATGATGACTCAAAAGACTGTAGTGTTGATATAGGACAtgaattatttaagaaaaatgctCACACACTCTATAATAGgcttttttaatattctttttcattgttgattaaaatttattaataattaatttttttatacatcttGCTTCCTATTTAATAGATCTcacttacaattttttaaattttaaaaataaatatgttaatcaagaattaaaaatatacaaatgaaATGTAggctaaattattaatttggcttctctatttatttagtttaatttgatttctctaTTAAAGTGATGCTATTTGTTACGAAAGTAAATCCACACGAATGGCACGAAACATAAAATGGACGGttgtgattttataaaatattgattaaaaatttaaaaaacatgtaaAAGGAGATTTACAAAAATCAAACTTCTTACGGTTATTACGAAATCTACTTTCGTAACAAACAATATTTTTCTTGTGAGAAATGACACTACTTGtatacacaataaaaaaaatgacacataATCTTTACATGGAACATCTTGGTTAGAAATTTAAACTCAATACTAACAAAAAAGACATtgtatcaattttaaaaattaaggaatcatattaaactttttatcgttagaaagatcaaattaataatttaacctaaaatatCTATTACTAACATTCCAACTCaatttaatacttatatatataatatgaccTAAAATATCACAACATAACACAATTGCATCTTAATTAAGTTTCTGAACACAATTGCAATTGTGTTGCTTAAATTATGTGAATTTAATGCATTTGTGTTGCATTGTGAATGGCCCTCATGTGGCTATCATTTAATTGTGGATATATTGAAGATCGAGTCCAGAAAATATCTAAGAATATTAGAAATTCATtgaacaaaatttgaaatttcatgAAAACATAAATACTATATTTAGGTACTGTCACGTTTTCTGGAGTGCAAGACAAGAAAAGGACATTAGACcccaaaaaagagagagagagagagatgagagCAAACAGCTGTGGTTATTATCTTTGCTTAAGAAAAAACCTGACATTAATTTCAAATGTCAATCGATTAATTCATTGTGAAAGAAACATCATTCTTCAATCAGAAATGCATCCTCTAATCAGGTCCAACCCAGGTGTGGCCATTTCAGGTTTTGAAGACAGACCAGTCCTTaagtaaaaattgaaacttagAATAGAGGCAAAcactgaaaaattaaaattccatcATAATAATTTggatccaatctgctatccataTAAGATCAATCTATTATCTCCAACATCATCAAAACGCGTCCTGTTTAGTCAGTGCATGATAATGAACAACTATATATTAAGCCAACAGCAATCTATCCTTTGTCATTATATGTGTCCTTGCTTTAATATCGCTTCAAAGATAAGAACGCCTTTCACTATTAGACCAAAAGTTGTAATTATAAGAATGTTAATATTGAGAATCATTAGTGACACGATTATCAAACTCAAGtcaacattcaaattatcaGCCAATTTTTGCTCTCAACACATTTTTAacaaatcaatcaataattaatatatatatatatatatatatatatatatatatatatatatatatatatataaatcacaaGAATTACCAACCAAAAGCATTAATCGAACTATACTGTAAGatcaatatacaaaataaaatccctTCAGCTTTTCTACAACATTGGTTAGATGGCAGGCTTGTTGTTAGTTACTTTTAATAAAGCTACTGGATTTACTGGAAACACATCGAGACAAaaaaaagagtgtttatacttattgtaatataaaattgtatgataaaatatatcaatttctataccaataaaattattaatcagcATAAAGTAtcatattattaatgaaaaaataagtataaatgGAGAATATAGGATC from Glycine soja cultivar W05 chromosome 8, ASM419377v2, whole genome shotgun sequence includes:
- the LOC114423692 gene encoding transcription factor bHLH62-like — protein: MENQFFLNAGVPPQLHFEPSPHHHHHHLCPPPSWQSSLSSAMDVQVTVLNCSTEQNPDCFYNNTPTWDKSTDHHGLQFDSALSSMVSSPAASNSNMSSENFVIRELIGKLGNIGAGSDEIEISPHSQPLVGASSYINCNNNSTNTSCYSTPLSSSPKVNMNKIPTMVKHLVKEGMPLSLGTSTSLNSTVAEFSADPGFAERAAKLSCFGSRSFNGRTTQLCLNIAELAQRSSPLVENGKKQLPRVSSSPSLKVLGSQMGTQENKNSPLQDLMEVANSQEESAISEQTPNGDTGEKPSPYVNSRKRKGPSKGKAKETSTSTNPPMAAEASDDSNAKRSKPNEGEGNENGQVKAEEESKGGNNSNANDEKQNKSNSKPPEPPKDYIHVRARRGQATDSHSLAERVRREKISERMKLLQDLVPGCNKVTGKALMLDEIINYVQSLQRQVEFLSMKLASVNTRLDFSIESLISKDIFQSNNSLAQPIFPIDSSAPPFYGQQTQPNPAIHNNIPNGTMTHNSVDPLDTGMCQNLGMHLPHLNGFNEGGFQYPITFSEDDLHTIVQMGFGQTANRKTPIQSQSFNGSNQEPL